Proteins encoded together in one Pontiella desulfatans window:
- a CDS encoding ABC-three component system protein gives MSRFPIHELTDAEFEDLVTLICRELLGAGVTSFAPGKDGGKDAKFVGKASCFPSDTEPAEGKFIIQAKHTSFPSSCSEYDFSTTIINKEIPKIKRQHEDGLLTHYLIFTNRRKTGGAEDKIPQRIKDETGVEHVWLRGLEDIERELLVHSHIVRISGLDKLRSSIQFTPEDIRDVIVQFHEQRDNIPTSFDSQHDFEYPGMAKKNEINGVSEEYYKYICDDSMMHFSDIRAFLKNPRNQTEADQYHAVADELKGQLILHKERYPNFDHALEEVAKLVHQRSPELQPASRRRLSKVLVHYMYVDCDIGEKE, from the coding sequence ATGTCTCGTTTCCCAATACATGAGCTAACAGATGCAGAGTTTGAAGATTTGGTCACTCTTATATGCAGGGAGCTGCTCGGGGCAGGAGTTACCTCTTTTGCACCAGGGAAGGACGGGGGTAAGGATGCAAAGTTTGTTGGCAAAGCCTCATGCTTTCCCAGCGATACAGAGCCAGCGGAGGGTAAGTTTATTATTCAGGCAAAGCATACTTCATTTCCCTCTTCTTGTTCGGAATACGACTTTTCGACAACGATTATTAACAAAGAAATACCAAAGATAAAACGGCAGCATGAAGACGGGTTGCTAACCCATTATCTTATATTTACCAACCGCCGAAAGACTGGCGGTGCAGAGGATAAAATACCTCAGCGGATTAAAGATGAGACCGGTGTTGAGCATGTGTGGTTAAGAGGGTTGGAGGACATCGAACGCGAGTTGCTTGTTCACTCTCATATCGTAAGAATATCCGGCCTAGATAAACTCCGTTCTTCTATTCAGTTCACGCCTGAAGACATACGTGATGTGATTGTGCAGTTTCACGAACAACGGGACAACATCCCCACCTCGTTCGATAGTCAGCATGACTTTGAATATCCCGGTATGGCCAAGAAGAATGAGATCAACGGTGTTAGCGAGGAATACTACAAATACATCTGCGATGACTCGATGATGCACTTCTCAGATATACGGGCCTTTCTTAAAAACCCACGGAATCAAACAGAGGCTGACCAGTATCATGCAGTAGCTGATGAACTCAAGGGGCAGCTCATATTACACAAAGAACGTTACCCTAATTTTGATCATGCCCTCGAAGAGGTTGCCAAGCTCGTCCATCAACGCAGTCCCGAGTTGCAACCTGCTTCGAGGAGACGGTTGTCTAAAGTGTTGGTTCACTACATGTATGTCGACTGTGACATTGGAGAGAA